A single window of Gadus morhua chromosome 22, gadMor3.0, whole genome shotgun sequence DNA harbors:
- the LOC115536203 gene encoding polyadenylate-binding protein 1: MNPSAPSYPMASLYVGDLHQDVTEAMLYEKFSPAGAILSIRVCRDMITRRSLGYAYVNFQQPADAERALDTMNFDVIKGRPVRIMWSQRDPSLRKSGVGNIFIKNLDKSIDNKALYDTFSAFGNILSCKVVCDENGSKGYGFVHFETQEAAERAIEKMNGMLLNDRKVFVGRFKSRKEREQELGARAREFTNVYIKNFGEDMDDEKLREFFGRYGTAMSIRVMTDNSGKSRGFGFVSFEHHEDAQKAVDEMNGKELNGKLIYVGRAQKKVERQTELKRKFEQMKQDRMTRYQGVNLYVKNLDDGLDDERLRKEFSPFGTITSAKVMTEGGRSKGFGFVCFSSPEEATKAVTEMNGRIVATKPLYVALAQRKEERQAHLTNQYMQRMASVRAVPNPVINPYQAAPPSGYFMATIPQAPNRPAYYPAAGQMAQIRPSPRWATQGVRPQHFQNIPGVMRPSAPRPQGFSTMRPTSQMPRMMSTQRVAQTMGPRPTNAAAVAASQLRGVPQYKYTPGVRNSHQHMPQQTQAPMQQSAVHVQGQEPLTSSMLAAAPPQEQKQMLGERLFPLIQTMHPSLAGKITGMLLEIDNSELLHMLESPESLRSKVDEAVAVLQAHQAKEAAQKPVSNTAVPAV; the protein is encoded by the exons ATGAACCCCAGTGCTCCCAGTTACCCCATGGCCTCTCTCTACGTCGGGGATCTGCATCAAGATGTGACGGAGGCCATGCTGTACGAGAAATTCAGCCCGGCCGGGGCTATCCTTTCCATCCGCGTCTGTAGGGACATGATCACACGGCGGTCTCTCGGATACGCCTATGTCAACTTCCAGCAGCCGGCCGACG CCGAGCGTGCGCTGGACACAATGAACTTCGACGTGATCAAAGGGAGGCCGGTGCGCATCATGTGGTCACAGCGGGACCCCTCGCTGAGGAAGAGCGGCGTCGGCAACATCTTCATCAAGAACCTGGACAAGTCCATCGACAACAAGGCCCTGTACGACACCTTCTCCGCATTCGGAAACATCCTCTCCTGCAAG GTGGTTTGTGACGAGAATGGCTCAAAGGGCTACGGGTTTGTGCACTTTGAGACTCAGGAGGCGGCCGAACGAGCCATTGAGAAAATGAATGGCATGTTGCTCAATGACCGCAAAGT GTTTGTCGGCCGCTTCAAATCGCGCAAAGAGCGCGAGCAGGAGCTGGGCGCGCGGGCCAGGGAGTTCACCAACGTCTATATCAAGAACTTTGGCGAAGACATGGACGACGAGAAGCTCCGGGAGTTCTTCGGCAGATACG GCACTGCCATGAGCATCCGTGTCATGACGGACAACAGCGGAAAGTCGCGGGGCTTCGGTTTTGTCAGCTTTGAGCACCATGAGGACGCCCAGAAG GCAGTGGATGAGATGAATGGAAAGGAGCTGAACGGCAAGCTGATCTACGTTGGCCGCGCTCAGAAGAAGGTGGAGAGGCAGACGGAACTCAAACGTAAATTTGAGCAAATGAAACAGGACCGCATGACTCGCTACCAG ggcgTCAACCTGTACGTGAAGAACCTGGATGACGGGCTGGACGACGAACGCCTCCGCAAGGAGTTCTCCCCGTTCGGCACCATCACCAGCGCCAAGGTGATGACGGAGGGCGGCCGCAGCAAGGGCTTCGGCTTCGTGTGCTTCTCCTCGCCGGAGGAGGCCACCAAGGCGGTGACGGAGATGAACGGCCGCATCGTGGCCACCAAGCCCCTCTACGTGGCGCTGGCCCAGCGCAAGGAGGAGCGGCAGGCGCACCTCACCAACCAGTACATGCAGCGCATGGCCAGCGTGCGCGCCGTGCCCAACCCCGTCATCAACCCCTACCAGGCCGCGCCGCCCTCGGGCTACTTCATGGCCACCATCCCGCAGGCGCCCAACCGCCCCGCCTACTACCCCGCCGCCGGGCAGATGGCACAGATCCGGCCCAGCCCCCGGTGGGCCACCCAGGGGGTGCGACCGCAGC ACTTCCAGAACATACCAGGTGTCATGCGTCCGTcggccccccggccccaggGCTTCAGCACCATGCGGCCCACCTCCCAGATGCCCCGCATGATGTCCACCCAGCGCGTCG CTCAGACCATGGGACCCCGGCCGAccaacgccgccgccgtcgctgCCTCCCAGCTGCGCGGAGTCCCCCAGTACAAGTACACCCCAGGGGTCCGCAACTCCCATCAGCACATGCCCCAGCAGACCCAGGCCCCCATGCAGCAG TCTGCTGTTCACGTGCAGGGCCAGGAGCCATTGACGTCCTCCATGTTGGCTGCGGCCCCTCCCCAGGAACAGAAGCAGATGCTGG GTGAGcgtctcttccccctcatccAGACGATGCACCCCAGCCTGGCAGGGAAGATCACCGGCATGCTGCTGGAGATCGACAACTCAGAGCTGCTCCACATGCTGGAGTCGCCCGAATCCCTCCGCTCAAAG gtggatGAGGCGGTGGCTGTGCTGCAGGCCCACCAGGCCAAGGAGGCTGCCCAGAAGCCCGTGTCCAACACTGCTGTCCCAGCCGTCTGA